One genomic window of Salvia miltiorrhiza cultivar Shanhuang (shh) chromosome 4, IMPLAD_Smil_shh, whole genome shotgun sequence includes the following:
- the LOC131023001 gene encoding uncharacterized protein LOC131023001, with product MVTARKLRPYFLSHRVVVRTALPFRQVLGRPDLLGRMVKWAVELGEYDVDYEPRMAIKAQALADFIQETTRCPVQEFWVAFIDGSVTKEGCGIGVYMISPGSEVYQFSIKFTCKISNNEAEYEAAVRAAHILSELRAECVTIRTDSQLVVQQLSGGYHIKEDRMRAYHSKIIELKKKIMEFRIKQLSREDNTRADLLARVVSAVEQTWNDEITLLCDTRGMGTSQVFAVEIRKNYCLIKESNQRAGYENYCLINDQLYKRSFTYPLLKCLSLEEANFALTEIHAGCYGGHTGFRDLIRKTIRAGFYWPTITNDAREFVRKCEACQRHAGRINVPGETMGVMYVACLFDKWGIDIVGKLPMAPRSKCFLIVTVDYFSKWVEAEAVSKIDEKTVERLIWRNICFRYGIPRIIVSDNGTQFTGQRIANFCDRMDITQRFVFVAHPQENG from the coding sequence ATGGTTACAGCTCGAAAGCTAAGGCCCTACTTCTTATCACATCGCGTAGTGGTTCGAACCGCCTTACCCTTCAGACAAGTGCTGGGAAGGCCAGATCTTTTAGGACGCATGGTGAAATGGGCCGTGGAGTTAGGAGAATATGATGTGGATTATGAGCCGAGGATGGCTATCAAGGCCCAAGCCCTTGCGGATTTTATTCAAGAAACTACTCGTTGCCCTGTTCAAGAGTTTTGGGTGGCTTTCATAGATGGATCGGTTACAAAAGAGGGATGCGGGATCGGAGTGTATATGATTTCTCCAGGATCAGAGGTATACCAATTCTCTATTAAATTCACCTGTAAGATATCCAACAATGAAGCCGAGTATGAGGCCGCGGTCAGAGCAGCACATATTTTGTCAGAGCTACGGGCGGAATGTGTCACCATCAGAACTGACTCACAATTAGTAGTTCAGCAACTCTCGGGAGGATACCACATAAAAGAGGATCGAATGCGGGCATATCATAGcaaaattattgaattaaagaaaaaaattatggaaTTCAGAATAAAACAACTCTCGCGAGAGGATAATACCCGGGCAGACTTATTGGCACGGGTTGTCAGCGCAGTGGAGCAGACGTGGAATGATGAGATCACGCTTCTCTGCGACACCAGAGGAATGGGGACTTCCCAAGTTTTTGCGGTGGAAATCCGCAAAAACTATTGTTTGATCAAAGAGTCCAATCAGAGGGCTGGATACGAGAACTATTGTttgatcaatgatcaactctacaAGCGTTCCTTCACCTATCCCTTACTGAAATGTTTATCTCTTGAGGAGGCTAACTTTGCTCTGacagaaattcatgcaggttgctatGGTGGGCACACGGGATTCAGGGATCTTATACGAAAAACCATccgggcagggttctattggccaaCCATTACTAATGACGCCAGAGAATTCGTTCGCAAATGCGAGGCTTGTCAGAGGCATGCTGGCAGGATTAATGTTCCAGGGGAGACTATGGGAGTAATGTATGTTGCCTGCCtgtttgacaaatggggcatagACATCGTCGGGAAATTGCCTATGGCACCAAGGAgcaaatgctttctcattgtaACAGTTGATTACTTCTCCAAATGGGTAGAAGCCGAGGCTGTGTCAAAGATTGACGAGAAAACGGTAGAGCGATTAATCTGGCGAAACATATGTTTCCGGTATGGAATCCCTAGAATCATTGTATCGGACAATGGAACCCAGTTCACAGGGCAGAGAATCGCCAATTTTTGTGATCGCATGGATATAACGCAACGCTTCGTTTTCGTAGCCCATCCGCAAGAAAATGGGTAG